Below is a genomic region from Isosphaeraceae bacterium EP7.
AGGGCCAAGGTCGGTCAGCTTCGCCGAATTCTTCGCGAGGATGGGCGGCGACATGGTCCGACTTCTCTCGGATCACACCGAGTTGGGAGTGGGATACCGGGTCGATATGCGTCTGCGGCCGGACGGCGACCAGGGACCACTCGCTCGATCGCTCTCGGGCACGCTGGAGTACTACGTCAACAGCGGTCGGACCTGGGAGCGGCAGGCCCTGATCAAGTGCCGGGCAGTCGCCGGCGACCTCGCCCTGGGCGAGCAGTTCTTGCATGCGATCGCCCCGTTCGTTTATCGGAGGTATCTGGGCGCGACGGAGATCGCCGAGATCAAGACGATGAAGCGGCGGATCGAGGGCCGGACGATCTCCGCGGGCGAGGCCGACTTGGAGGTGAAGACCGGCCACGGCGGGATTCGTGACGTCGAATTCGTCGTCCAGTTCCTCCAACTCTTGCACGGAGGCCTGCTGCCTGGCGTGAGGGACTCGAACACGCTGATCGCCCTTTCGAAACTGGAGGAGGTAGGCTGCCTGACCCCCGAGGAGCGGGGGATCATGGACGACACGTATCGATTCCTGAGGCAGGTTGAGCACCGGCTTCAGACGATGTTCGACCGCCAGACCCACAAGATGCCAGCGGACTCCGAAGGGGCCCGCACGCTGGCGATTCGGATGGGGTATCCCCCACTCAATCGCTGGGAGGATCGGGTCGGCCCGTCGGAGCGATTCCTGTCCGACTACCGCGCGAAAGCCGAGCTCAATCGGCGGATCCTGAATCATTTGCTGCACGACGCCTTCCGCGACGACGACGGGGCCGCGGCGGACCCGGTGGTCGACCTGGTCCTCGACCCTGAGCCGCCGCCCGAACTGATCGCGTCCGCGCTGGCGCGTTATCCCTTCCGCGACCCGTCGCTGGCGTATCAGAACCTGATGGCCCTGGCCCGAGAAGAGTACCTGTTCCTGTCGCAGGCAAGGTGCCGGCACTTCCTGGCAGCGATTGCGCCCAGGCTTTTGCAGGCTGTCGCGGAGACGTCCGACCCGGACATGGCCCTGAACAACCTGGAGAAGGTCTCGGCCTCGCTCGGAGCTAAGGCGATGCTCTGGGAACTGTTCAACTACAACCCGCCGACCTTACGCCTGTTCGTCGAGGTCTGCGCCACGAGCCAGCTCCTTTCGGAGATCCTGATCGGTAATCCGGGGATGATCGACGACCTGATGGATTCGCTGGTCGTCGACCGGCCTCAGCCGGGCAAGGCCATCCGCACGGAGCTTGCCGAACTCTGTCATGGAGCCGAGGACCTGGCGCCGATCCTGGTCGGATTCCGCAACAAAGAATGGATCCGGATCGGCACGCGCGACGTGCTGGGCCGTGAGCCGATCCGCGACGTCACGAGAGAGCTTTCCGATGTGGCCGAGGCGATCGTCGGCCAGGTGGCACGCGTGGAGTGGGACCGAAGGGCGGAGAAGCACGGCGAGCCCCGGACGATCGAAGGGGCCCGCGACCGGTGGGCGATCGTGGCGCTGGGCAAGTTCGGCGGAAGGGAGTTGAACTACCGGAGCGACCTCGACCTGGTGTTCCTGAACGAGTCGGACGGCCGGACCGTTCGCCGGGCGTCGGTCCCGATCGACAACGACTTGTTCCTGACGGAGGTGGTGCGTCGACTGATCAAATCGCTCGCCGATCCCGCCTCTCCCGGCCCGCTTTACGTCGTGGACACACGCCTGAGGCCGCATGGGGGCTCGGGGCCGCTGGTGCTGACCCTGTCGGCCTTCGTCGACTATTTTGCGACCCAGGCCAAACCCTGGGAACTGCTGGCGTTGACGAAGGCGCGGGTGATCTTCTCATCGGGAGACTTCGGCAAGAAGGTCTCTGAGTCGATCCAGGAAACACTGACGAATCAGGTGGACGCTTGCCTCTTGGGCGCCGAGGCCCTGGCGATGCGTAAAAGGCTGCAAGATTCGAGGTCGCCCGGCGACCTGAAACGCGGTGCGGGGGGCCTGGTGGACGTCGAGTTCGTGGTCCAGTACCTGCAACTGGTCAACGCACGGGAGCATCCCGAGATCCTGAGAACGAACACCTGGGATGCCCTGGATGCCCTGAAGCGGGCCGGCATCCTGAGTCGTTCCGACCACGCCTCGCTCCGCGACGCATACGACTTTCTGCGAGCGGTGGAAAGCCGTCTGCGGATCGTCAGGAACAGGAGCTCAACCGGCTGGCCGGAGCAGGACGAGGAAGTAGCGAAGCTGGCCAGGCGACTACCCCAGATCGAGGGGGACGCGCGTGATTCGGCCGAGGCATTCCGGGCCCTCAAGCTCGGGCACGCCACGCGGACTCGTGCCGTGTTCGACGGCTTCTTCGGGCGTTTTGGTGGGGCCAAGCTTTAAGAGGACGAAGCCGGATGCGACAGACCAATCACTGGCCTGTCGCATCTCGGGCCGATGAAGTCGTCGAATCAAGGTGCCTCGACGAGCGCTCGCTGCGGATTGCGGAACTGGCCGGCCTTCCAGCCCGAGACGCGTGAGTCCGCGGGACGGGAATCGGGCTCGGGGATGTCTTCCGCGTTGAGCTCCAGATCCGCGTCTGAGGGGTCGGAAGTCGGGGCCGTGTCGGCCGGGGTTTGCTCGCGAACGAGCCCGACCTGGACGCTGCGATTGCCCTCGTTCGACTCGTCGGACGTTGTGGGTTGCAGCCGGGCGACCCGCCGGTCACCCCTCGGTGAGTCGGTCTTCCAGCCGATGGCGCCCGGGTCTCGGATGCCGAGCAGGTCCGGGGGAGGAACGGTGATGTCGCCGGCCTCGGGAGACTGGGCCCTGGCATGTGCGATAAGGCGATTCTGGTCCTTGACCGCGCGGGGCTTGGCCTGGGCCAGCATCTCGCCGTTGTTCTTGCCTGGAGGGGCATAGAGGGCCATCAGATTGTTGCGATCGAGCATGGCGTAGATCGACCGCGGGGTGGCATACAGGCCGTGGTCGTCTTGCGGCGAGGCAAAGTCGCAGACGCCGGCGACGAAGCCGTCATGAGTGAACAGGCCGCCGCCGGACCGGCCCTGCTTGGGGGCGGTGGTGCACTCGATGGCCTCGTACTGCTGATGGCCGGGGACGTTCATCATCGAGGCCTTGACGATGACGGTATCCCAGGCGGTTGCGTCCTGGCCCTCGGGGCAGCCGACCGCGATCATCCCCATGTCCTTCTTGGGCTTCCAGAACGCGGGAACGACCCGGGCGGCGGGAATACGCTTGCCGGGGCGGATGCGGAGCAGGCCGACGTCCTTGACAAAGTCATAGTCCATCGCCTGGCCCTTGTAGGTCTCACGGGCATAGTGGACCTGCGCGGGTTGCTGGCCGCTGAGCTTGCCGTCGAAGAGGTCAACCTGGATGGGGCTGGGGAACTTCGACGGGTGGGCCTGGCGTGGCCCGTCGAGCTTGAAGATGTGGGCGCAGGTGAGGATGATGGCCTGCTCGGGATCGCTGTAGATCACCGTGCCGGAGCCGAAACCGGTCATGTTGCCGGGGCCCTGCACCTTGATCCGGACGACCGTCTGCCAGGGCTTGGGGTTGATGGGAGCAGCGGGCTCCACAGCGACGTCGAGGTCGGCGGGCTCCGACGAGCCGTCGTCCTCGGGCGTGGGGACCGAGTTGTCGGCGGCCTGGATCTCGGCCGGGACGACCTCTTCGGCGGCCTCAGGCGGCGCCGCGGCGATTTCGGCGTATTCGTCGGCCGCCTTGTTGCGTGCGGCGAGGTAGAACCTGGCGAGCTGCCCGGCCGGGCGCGGACCGACTGTCTTGGCGAGCACCTTGCCCGAGCCGTCGACCACGACGAATGCGGGGATGCTCGTAATCTGATATTTCTTGGCCAGCTCGGGCGAGCGGTCCACGTCGATCGACTTGATCGGATATTTGTGCTCGATGAGCCGGCGGACTGCCGGCCTCATCTCCTGGCACGGGCCGCACCAGGAGGCGTGGAAGTCGAGCAGGATTGGCGTGTCGGCGCGTTCGGCCCCGGCGGAGACGACGGCGGCGAGGAGCAAGGTTGTGACGATCATGCCGCAAGGACTCCTTTCCCACGGGACGACCGGGCACCATCGACCGTCGTGAACGGGCGGGCTGGACTCCTGCGATCCGCGAGGGCCGAGGTGTGGTCGGCGCCTGCGTCTCGTCGGGTCTCGCCCCTCGGGTCGAGGGCGTACCGGGTTCGGGCCGCGCTACGCGAGGGGGCCACCAAACGCAACATGCCAGGACCCGTGAGGGGTCGGCAGCCGCGATGGCACACGCCCGGTTGCCCGGGCGGGTTCGCCTTGTGAAGAGGAGGAGTATTCGAGGGGTGTTGCGCCGGCCGGGGAGATTCCCCGGCCCTTCGTCGGGCGAGCTTCGCGTCGAGGGCCCCGCGCCCGACCGTCATGGCCGAACGCGTCCCACCAGCAATGCCCGAGGGCATGGCCGGCGAGACCGCGGCGTCGACATCCCTTTCGTTGTGACGGTCCGAACATCCTGTCGGACCGGGTCGGGCAACGTTGGGCGTCGCGTTCACCGCGGATGGCCCCTTTTACTCGGAGTGTGGCTTGTGTACCAGATCACTTATCGACCAGCCGGGAGTTCAACTTGAACGTCGATTGCGAGAGTTCCCATTTCCTCGGGAAAACTGACATAAATTCCAAATTGGTAGGAACTTAAGTGGGAATTAATGCTGGGAATTCAGGGATTCTAGACCGATCGGTCTAGCCCGAGCTTGCCTTCTTGACCGACCGGTCTAGGATCAACTCATGGAGACGAAAGCCGACCGCAAATCGAATTTGAGACCGGCGACCTATGAGGCGTTGCTCGATGCCGGGACCGAGCTGATCCTGGAGAAGGGCTACAACCACTGCGGCCTCGACGAGATCTTGAAGCGTGCGGGGGCTCAGAAGGGGTCGTTCTATCACTTCTTCGCGAGCAAGGAAGATTTCGGGCTGCGGGTGATTGACCGGTACTCGAAGATCCGGCTCGCCAGCATGGACGAATACTTGATTGACCCCTCGCGGGCGCCGCTGGCGCGACTCAGGCGTTGGTATGAGAGCACGTGTCTCAGGAAGCTCGATCAGGAGTGCCGCATCGGCTGCCTCTTCGGGAGCCTGAGTCAGGAGCTTTCCAACCAGAGCGAGGCGATCCGCCAGAGCCTGGATCAGTGTCTTTCCCAGGTCCGCAAGCGTCTGACCGCCTGCCTCGTGGAAGCCCAATCCGCGGGCGACCTGCGTGCCGACCTCGACGCGGCGCAGCTGGCGGAATACTGCCTCAATGGCTGGGAAGGGGCACTCCTTCGCATGAAGGTGGTCCGATCCGTCGAGCCGCTGGAAATTTTCGTCCGCGTCACCTTCGACCTGGTCCTCAGGCCCTGCTCGTAACCCAACCGTCTGACCCGCCCCGTACCCCGCCCCCAATCATTTCCGCCGGCGTGGGCTCTCCCCTCGCGGCCGGGAATTCGCCGGACACCGGAGCCATCCATGTGGATCGTCGAGCTGGCCTTGCGTCGGCCTTATACGTTCGTGGTCATGTCCTTGATGATTGTGGTGCTCGCCGGGGTGACGATCCTGCGGATGCCCGTCGACATCTTCCCGGAGATCGACATCCCCGTCGTGGCGGTCGTCTGGAGCTATCCGGGGGTCTCGCCCGACGAGATGGAGAAGAGGATCGTCACCGTCTGCGAGCGGGCGATGACGACGACCGTCAATGACATTGAGCACATCGAGTCGCAATCGCTCAGTGGCGTGAGCGTCGTGAAGGTCTTCTTCCAGCCGGGGGCGAAGGTCGAGGCGGGGGTGGCGCAGATCAACGCCATCAACGCGACCATCCTCCGAGTGATGCCGCCGGGGATCACGCCTCCGCTGATCATCAGATACAGCGCGACCAATGTGCCGATCGTTCAGATCGGCGTCGGCAGCGACTCGATGTCGGAGCAACAGCTCTACGATTACGGGCAGAACTTCATCCGGACGCAGCTCGCCACGGTGCAGGGGGCCCAGGTGCCGCTGCCGCTGGGGGGCAAGCCGCGGCAGATCATGGTCGACCTCGATCCGCAGGCGCTCTACTCGCACAAAGTCTCCCCGGCGGACGTCAGCGCGGCGATCAACGCCCAGAACCTTATTCTGCCGGCGGGCTCGGCCAAGATCGGCCCCCGAGACTATCAGGTCCAGCTCAATAGCAGCCCCGAGGTGATCGACGCCCTGAACGACCTGCCGATCAAGATGGTCAACGGCGCGGTGGTCACCATCCGGGACGTAGCCCACGTCCGCGACGGCTACGGCGTGCAGACGAATATCGTCAACACCAATGGCAAGCGGGGCAGCCTGCTCACCGTGCTGAAGGCAGGCGGGGCTTCGACCCTGGATGTTGTTCGCAGGGTGCGCGAGACCCTCCCGCGGATCATGGCGAATCTGCCCGACGAACTCAAGACGACGCTCCTGTTCGACCAGTCCCGATTTGTCGCCGCGTCGATCGAGGGGGTGCTGCACGAAGCCCTCATCGCGGCGGGACTGACGGCCCTGATGATCCTGCTCTTCCTGGGGAGCTGGCGCAGCACCGTGATCGTGGCGGTCTCGATCCCGCTGTCCATCCTCGTTTCGATCCTGATCCTCAGCATGCTGGGGCAGACCCTCAATACGATGACGCTTGGCGGGATGGCCCTGGCGGTCGGGATCTTGGTGGATGACGCCACCGTCGAAATCGAGAACATCCACCGGAATCTGGGGATGGGAAAGCCCTTGAAGCAGGCGATCCTGGATGGTGCGCAACAAATCGCCACGCCAGCATTCGTCTCGACGCTGGCCATCTGCATCGTCTTCCTGCCGGTCGGCTTCCTCACGGGTGCGGCCAAGTCGCTCTTCGCCCCGCTGGCCATGGCGGTGGTGTTCGCGATGCTGGCGTCGTACTTCCTCTCGCGGACCATCATCCCGACCATGACGCACTATCTGCTCGCCAAGGAGGTCGACCTCTACCGCGAGCACGCCGAGGGGGGGCACGAGCCCGCCCGCGACGAATTCGGCGTCCCGAAGCCCGCGGCCCCCAAGGGGGACATCTTCTGGCGGGTGCACCGGGCCTTCAATCGTCAGTTCGAGAAGTTCCAGTGTGTCTATCTGTCGCTGCTGGGGTGGGCGTTGCGGCACCGGGCCGCGGTGGTCTGCTTGTTCTTCGCCTTCGTGGGCGGGACGATGACGCTGACCGGTTACCTTGGGCAGGACTTCTTCCCCGAGGTGGACGCCGGCCAGTTTCGACTCCATGTGAGGGCCCCGGCCGGGACCCGTGTGGAGGAGGCCGAGCGACTCTTTTCGCGGGTCGAGGCCGAGATCCGCAAGGTCGTCCCGGCGGACGAGATCGACCTGATCCTGGATAATATCGGGCTCCCTTCCAACGGAATCAGCCTGGCATTCGGCGACAGCAGCACGATCAGCAACTCCGACGGCGAGATCCTCGTCGCATTGCACGAGCATCACTCGCCGACGGCCGCATACGTGGCGCGACTGCGGAAGGAACTGCCCAGGAAGTTTCCCGAGGCGGTCTTCTTCTTCCAGCCGGCGGACATCGTCGGGCAGATCCTCAACTTCGGACTCGCGGCCCCCATCGACGTGCAGGTGATGGGCAACAGACGCGACGAGAACTACGCGCTGGCCCGCAAAATCGAGGCGGCGATGCAGAAGATCCCCGGTGCCGTGGACGTCCACCTGCATCAGGTGACCGATGCACCTTCCCTGAAGTTGGAGGTCGACCGGGCCCGGGCCGAGCAGATCGGCCTGACTCAGCGGGACGTGGCCAGCAGCATGCTCGTCTCGCTCAGCTCGAGCGGCCAGAATGCCCCGAATTACTGGCTCAACCCCAAGAACGGCGTGAATTACATCGTCGCCGTGCAGACGCCGCAGTACAGGATCGACTCGGTGGAGGCGCTCATGAACACGCCGATCATCGCCCCCGGGGCCACGGAAGGGAGGCCACAGCTCCTGGGAAACTTGACCAAGCTGGAGCGGGGGACGACGGCCTCGGTGGTCAGCCACTACAACGTCCAGCCCGTCTTCGACGTCTTGGCGGCGGTGCAGGGACGCGACCTGGGTGGGGTCGCGGCCGACTTGAACACGATCCTCGACGAGATCGGCGGCAAGCCCGACGCGAGCGGTTTGAGGCCCAAGTTGCCCAAGGGGACCACGATCAGCGTGCGGGGCCAGGTCGAGAGCATGACCTCGTCCTTTAAGGGATTGGCCGCCGGACTCGTCTTCGCGGTCCTGCTGGTCTATTTCCTGATGGTCGTGAATTTCCAGTCGTGGCTCGACCCATTCATCATCCTCTGCGCGTTGCCCGGGGCGATGGCGGGGATCATCTGGATGCTCTTCGCCACGCAGACGACCTTGAGCGTCCCGTCGCTCATGGGCGCGATCATGTGCATCGGCGTGGCCACGGCCAACTCAATTTTGATGGTGACGTTCGCCAACGAGCGTCGGGCCGAGGGGGATGATGCGATCACGGCGGCTCTTGCGGCCGGGCACACAAGGCTGAGGCCAGTGTTGATGACCGCCGCGGCGATGATCATCGGGATGCTACCGATGTCCCTCGGCCTGGGCGAAGGCGGAGAGCAGAACGCTCCCCTGGGCCTGGCCGTCATCGGCGGCCTGACGGTCGCCACGGCCGCGACCCTGCTCTTTGTGCCGGTGGTTTACAGCCTGCTCCGGACCAAGGCGCCGACGATCCTGCTCGAAAACTGAGGCAGAACGAACCATCCACCCATCGGGATTCCTAGTAATGACAACGGCAGTGCAAGAGCCGAAGACTCATGCGACGAGACAGATCATGCCGCCCCCTTCGAGGGGCTGGCGGGGCCTGCTCCAATTCCTGTTCGTCCTGATCGCGATCGGGGCCGCGATCGGCGGGTTGCTGGCGGCGGGGATCTTCCCCAGGATCCGGCAGGAGGCAGAGCTTCACGCCGGATCGGTCGAGGTCGCGACCTCATTGCCGCGAGTTCGCGCCGTCCAGCCGAAACGCGTCACCGGAACGTCCGAGATGATCCTGCCGGGCGATGTGACCGCCTTCAGCGAGACGAGCCTGTTCGCCAGGACCAACGGCTACCTGAGACGCTACCTCGTCGACATCGGCGACAATGTGAAGGCCGGCCAATTGCTCGCCGAGATCGAAACTCCCGAGCTCGACCAGGAGTTGCTGGTGGCCAAGGCGACCGTCGACCAGTTCGACGCGGAGCGACTGCTGGCCTCGGCGAAGGAAGACCTCGCCCGCGTCTCCCGGAATCGCAACCTGAGCCTGTTCAATCGCAACGCCGCGACCCGCCAAGAGGTCGACGATGGCGACGCCGCGCTCAAGGTCGCCGAGGCCGCTGTGAAGGCCGCCGACGCCGCGGCCGACGCGAAGCGAGCTGCCGTCAACCGATTGGAAAGCCTCCAATCCTTCCAGAAGATCCTCGCCCCATTCGACGGAGTGGTCACGGCAAGGAACGTGAATCAGGGCGACCTGATCGACCAGAACGGTGCGACGGGAGGGCGTGAGCTGTTCAAGCTGGTCAACGTCGACACCTTACGCATCTTCGTCTATGTGCCGCAGCTCGAAGCCCCCGAGATCCACAACGGCCAGGAAGCCCAGCTCCTGGTCCGCGAGTTTCCCGATCGAGCCTTCGTGGGCAAGGTGGTCCGGACCGCCGGAGCCATCGACCCTGCATCTCGCACATTGCTGACCGAGGTGCAGATCGATAACGGCAACAAGCTTCTCTACGCGGGGATGTACGTCAAGGTCCGGTTCCAGCTCAAGCGTGCCAGGCAACCCCTGACCGTGCCGGCGACCGTGCTGAGCGTCAACGCGGACGGGACACGCGTCGCGTCGGTCGGCAATGACGGAGAGATCCATTACTTGAAGATTGAACTCGGGCGTGACATGGGGCAGGACGTTGAAGTCCTCTCGGGCCTTGTCGGCGACGAGTCTTTGATCCTCAACCCGATCGAGTCTCTGAGCGAAGGCCGGAAGGTCGAGATCATCGCGGCCGTTTCCGCGACCGCCGAGCCCTCGCCCGCGAAGCCAGCCGCACCCAAGGTTCACTGAGCCCATCAACGCGAGACGCCCGCTCGTCCCCGAGAGATTGATCCTCGGGGATGAGCGGGCGTCTGCGGCGTCTCGGGCTCGATCGGTTTACTTGCGGGCGGGCTTGGGGTCGAGGTTCTTCGCGAGGTCTTCCTTGGAGACTTCGGTCTCGACGCCGCCGGCCGGGATGTCGACCTTGGCCGTCCAGAGGATGCCGTTGAGGACGAGCTTGCGGAAGTCGGCGTTGCCCCAGTTGGTGTGATTATGGCCACCGGTGAAGCCGAAGGCGCGGCCCCCGTTTTCACGCTCGACGGCCCAGCCGAGGGTTTCGTTGTTCGACGAGCCCTTGGGCAGGATGCCGGTCAGGACCGGGGTGACTCGCTTGTCGTTGTCCCGGAAGCGGATCTTGTAATACCACTCGTCGTTGGCCTGGAACGGCTTAACGCCGCTGCTGATCGGATGGCTAGCGGCCGGGGTGACTGTGATGTCGTTGTGAGGGTTGGTCGAGTAGCCGGTCTCGTAGTAGCCGCCGAGCCAGTCGAGAATGGGTGTGGCGTGCTCCTTGGGGAACTCGACGGCGTAGTGCAGGCAGACGAGGCCGACACCCTTGTCGATCTGCTTGCGCAGAACTTCGAGGTGGTTCGACTGGATGACCGGGTGGCCGCCGCCTCCGTCCATGAAGAAGACGATCGATTTGGCCCCGTCGAAGACCGACTCATCGGCCGGCCATCCCCCCTTGACGACGACGGGATCGACGCCGTGCACCTGCTTCAGGCACTTCTCCAGCAAGAGGATGCCGGCGTTGAACTCATGCTCGCCTGGCCCGTGGCTGGGCTTGCCGGCGACGAGGACGATCTTGGCGTCGGCGGCGAAGGCAGGCGCGGACGCCGCCAGCGTGCCAAAGGCGAGCGCGAACAGTCCGAGCGTCTTTTTCATCGATGCGGGCCTCGCGTGGGGTTGAGTGAATCCGAGTCGTCGATGGATGCAGGGCCCGTAGACGCGAAGGGCCCGCCCCGCGCCCTTGTGTGGGCGAGGCGGGCCCCGGCGTCGGGCATGGCTTCGTTCAGATGAGCTCGGTGATGCCCGGCATGGCCACGGGCGGGACTTCCAGCGGTCCGAAAGCGAGATCCTTGGGCTTCAGGTCGAGCTTCGACTCGAGCGCCTGCTCCCAGGTCACGGCCTTGCCGGTGTAGGCCGACATCCGCGACATGATCGCGGTGAGCGTGCTCTCGGCGACCGTCTTCAGCTCATTGAGCGGCTTGCCCGAGCGGATGCTCTCGATCAGGTCGATGTGCTCCTGCTCGTACGGGTTCCGCTCCTTGTCGCGCCAGCGGAACTTGGTGCCGCCGGTCATCTTGTACTGGCCGGGCTGGAGGTTGTAAGACCCCTTGGTGCCGACGACCGCCTCGGAGACGTTGTTCTCGCACCCCTCAATCTGGCGGGCGAAGCTGAGGACGTGGACGTCGTTGGCATATTCCAGGTCGGTGGCAAAGTGGTCGAAGATGTGGCCGTAAGCCGGGTCGGTGCGGACCTGACGCCCGCCCAGCGAGACCGCACGCAGGGGGTGCGAGCCGATCGCCCAGTTCAGGACGTCCAGGTTGTGGACGTGCTGCTCGACGATGTGATCGCCCGAGAGCCAGGTGAAGTAGAGCCAGTTGCGCATCTGCCACTCGACGTCGGTCCAGCTCGCCTGGCGGGGCTTGTTCCAGAGCGGTCCCTGGTTCCAGTAGCAGCGACCCGAGACGACATCGCCAATCTCACCCTCGTGGATCCGCTTCATCGCCTCGATGTAGCCAGCCTGGTGGCGGCGCTGGGTGCCGGCGACGACGGCCAGGTTCTTCTTTTTGGCCTCTTCGGCGACCTTGAGCACCTTGCGGATGCCGGTGCCGTCGACTGCGACCGGCTTCTCGGTGAAGACGTGCTTGCCGGCGTTGATGGCGGATTCGAGGTGATCGGGGCGGAAGCCCGGGGGGGTGGCCAGGATGACCAGGTCGACGTCGGACTCGAGGACATGCTTGTAGGCATCGAGGCCGACGAACCGGCGATCGGCGGGGACGGCGACGCGGTCGCCGAGATTGGACAGGCTCTCGTGCGCCGAAGCGAGGTTGTCGGCGAAGGCGTCGCCCATGGCGACGAGCCGGACGTTGCTCGACGCGTTGACGCACTGTTCGGCTGCGCCTCGGCCGCGGCCGCCGCAGCCGATGAGGCCCACCTTGATGACGTCGCTGCCGGCGGCGTAGGCCGTGGGCAGCGAGCCGGCCAACGCGCCGAAGGCGGCGACGCCGCCGGTGGTCGCGAGGAACGAGCGTCGGGACGAGTCGTTCGTGA
It encodes:
- a CDS encoding ThuA domain-containing protein — protein: MKKTLGLFALAFGTLAASAPAFAADAKIVLVAGKPSHGPGEHEFNAGILLLEKCLKQVHGVDPVVVKGGWPADESVFDGAKSIVFFMDGGGGHPVIQSNHLEVLRKQIDKGVGLVCLHYAVEFPKEHATPILDWLGGYYETGYSTNPHNDITVTPAASHPISSGVKPFQANDEWYYKIRFRDNDKRVTPVLTGILPKGSSNNETLGWAVERENGGRAFGFTGGHNHTNWGNADFRKLVLNGILWTAKVDIPAGGVETEVSKEDLAKNLDPKPARK
- a CDS encoding Gfo/Idh/MocA family oxidoreductase — translated: MTDPKRQVTNDSSRRSFLATTGGVAAFGALAGSLPTAYAAGSDVIKVGLIGCGGRGRGAAEQCVNASSNVRLVAMGDAFADNLASAHESLSNLGDRVAVPADRRFVGLDAYKHVLESDVDLVILATPPGFRPDHLESAINAGKHVFTEKPVAVDGTGIRKVLKVAEEAKKKNLAVVAGTQRRHQAGYIEAMKRIHEGEIGDVVSGRCYWNQGPLWNKPRQASWTDVEWQMRNWLYFTWLSGDHIVEQHVHNLDVLNWAIGSHPLRAVSLGGRQVRTDPAYGHIFDHFATDLEYANDVHVLSFARQIEGCENNVSEAVVGTKGSYNLQPGQYKMTGGTKFRWRDKERNPYEQEHIDLIESIRSGKPLNELKTVAESTLTAIMSRMSAYTGKAVTWEQALESKLDLKPKDLAFGPLEVPPVAMPGITELI